The segment CGAACTGATCTCTTTGGTCCTGCGCTCTCATGGAGATTTGCCCATGACTTGGAGCGTTCCCTCAAGGAGAAAATACTTCAATTGCCTGATGAGGTGGTGGTCTACCCTACCCACGGTGGTGGTTCGTTCTGTGCAGTGGGCGCCGGCGACGCGACCATGACGACTATTGGTGCAGAGCGCGTAACAAATCCACTTGCAACAGCTCGTAGCTCCCGTCAGTTCGTTACCCGTTCGCTGACCGCGGGGACATACCCGACCTATTATGCGAGGATGCGGAACCTGAACCAAATCGGTGCTCCACTGCTCGGGCTGTCCCTTGTCCATCCGCCCGAACTCGATCTCGCGTCACTGGACCACTGGCTGGCTCAAGGCGCGTTGTTGCTTGACATTCGAACCGCCCAGGACTTCAGATCCTCGCATATTCCTGGGAGTATCGCTACCGGTGCCGATGGCAATATTTCGGGGTGGGTCGGTTGGTTGGTCGGTCCAGAGAAGCCACTCGTTCTCGTAGCCGATGCGGGCAGCCGGGGCGCCGGGGAGATTCAGGAGGCGGTGAGCCAACTTGTGCGCATTGGATACGACCGGATTGTGGGATATCTTGGTGGTGGGCTTGACGCCTGGCAGGCGGCAGGGCGCAAGATTGTGGGTTATGACACACTCAGCGCAGCAACGCTGGCGGAACGCCTTGATGCAGACGAACTCTTGCCCGTTGTAGATGTGCGTGAGGCGGCTGAATGGCATGCTGGTCACATCCCCGGGAGTGTGGGTCTTCCGCTCCACGATATTCTGACTCAGGAAACCGGACTCGTCAAAGGCATTCAGGTAGCGGTTCATTGTGGCCATGATTACCGTGCAACACTAGGTGCAAGTCTTTTGGAACAAGTCGGCTATTCTCAGCTCAGCGTCGTGATCGACGGCTGGGAGGGGTGGTCTGCCCTCGAGGAGGTGCCGCGGTGACCCAGACGGGCCAACCAAGGGACGATTC is part of the Ferrimicrobium sp. genome and harbors:
- a CDS encoding rhodanese-like domain-containing protein, translating into MDVSIVPVRSAELGNTSYLLVSDRAKMAVVIDPVRDIGQYLDIVASAELELTWSLETHVHNDFVSGSREFASTVGSKIGASSDAGLRYHYEHLSDGDEIGLGSWRLRVLATPGHTPEHVAYLLLNAMGQPEALFSGGALMVGTAARTDLFGPALSWRFAHDLERSLKEKILQLPDEVVVYPTHGGGSFCAVGAGDATMTTIGAERVTNPLATARSSRQFVTRSLTAGTYPTYYARMRNLNQIGAPLLGLSLVHPPELDLASLDHWLAQGALLLDIRTAQDFRSSHIPGSIATGADGNISGWVGWLVGPEKPLVLVADAGSRGAGEIQEAVSQLVRIGYDRIVGYLGGGLDAWQAAGRKIVGYDTLSAATLAERLDADELLPVVDVREAAEWHAGHIPGSVGLPLHDILTQETGLVKGIQVAVHCGHDYRATLGASLLEQVGYSQLSVVIDGWEGWSALEEVPR